The segment GCGGGATTTCTTTGCGCTGGAGGAAGACGTGCCCTATGAATGGGTATATGAACGAGCTTTTTTATGCGCACTACCTCCCGCTCTTTGGCCGGATTATGCGGCAAAGATGGCTCGCCTGGTCAGCCCGCAAGGTTGCCTTGCCGGCTATTTCTTCCTGGCGGAGACTCCCAAAGGTCCTCCCTTCGGAACCTCTCTTGGTGAACTGCAAGCATTGCTTGGTGAGTGGTTCACTCTTGAAACGTCAAGAAGCGTTCACAGCGTTTCTCCGATCTTTCAGGGGCGCGAGTTCTGGCAGGTATGGCGTCGACGAAAAGAATAAAACGGCGGTGACATGGTCTGTTACACGGCATGAAATATGGACTAGTCATTTCATGCAAAACCGGTGAAAATGCAGATTGCCAAGA is part of the Paludibacterium paludis genome and harbors:
- a CDS encoding SAM-dependent methyltransferase; the encoded protein is MRQNSALPEFWETRYLSGVTPWDSSQCPPEVLDYIGRQAPGLPTLVPGCGSAVEVAHMVTRGLKVLAVDFSDAAVKAACEQLGTLSEGRVVMRDFFALEEDVPYEWVYERAFLCALPPALWPDYAAKMARLVSPQGCLAGYFFLAETPKGPPFGTSLGELQALLGEWFTLETSRSVHSVSPIFQGREFWQVWRRRKE